GAACGCCAGGTAAGGGACGCCTACGGCTATCGCCAGGTGGAATTCGTCGAGGAATGGGCCTATGGCCCCTGGAACGGCATGCTGTATTTCCTCACCTTCCGCGGCGGCCGCCTGGCCGAGGTGGACAGTAAGAGGGCCAACTGAGGCCGCTTGCCCGCACCAGACCGCTGCGATCCGCCGCGTAGGTTGGGTTGAGACGGCTCCATCGTCGAAGCCCAACGAGGATGTTCAATCTTGGGCACCGTTGGGCTTCGCTGCGCTCAACCCAACCTACGGCTCGCCTCGGTAGCGTCGCTCCGTAGCGTGGAAAACCGCAGAGCGTTTTCCACTGGGACACAGACAACCGGAGTGGCGCCCCCTGCCCCACCCCTCACTCCTCCCGCAAATGAACGCCCAACCCCGTCCGCCCCGGTGCCAGCTCGGGCCTCAGGGTCAGGGCCGGGATCTCGTAGTCGCCCCCATTCTGCCGCCGGAATGGCAGGGGAGCGTCCGTCGCCAGCCCATCCAGCCGGGCGCCGTAGGCCTGGCAGAGCCGCTCGAAACCCGCGGCATCGACCTTACTGGTGCGATAGACCGGAAACGGTGGCAACACGCTGAAACCGGGATAGAAGAGGATGCCGTGCTGGATGGGAAAGAGGATGTCGTCCAGGCCGCCATTGATGCCGCGCCCGCTGTAGTGCGATTCCCAGCCGCCGCAGGTCACCACCAGCATGGCGCGCTTGCCGGCCAGGGTGCCTTCGCCGTAGCGGTCGCCCCAGTGGCTGTCGCTGTGCTCACCCACGCCATAGGCGAAGCCACAGGCATAGACGCGCTCCACCCAGCCCTTGAGGATGGCAGGCAGCGAAAACCACCACAGTGGAAATTGCAGGATGACCGCATCAGCCCACAGTAACTTGGCCTGTTCGGCGGCGATGTCATCCGGTTGTACGTCCCCGGCGTAGGCCCGCTGGGAATCCAGCACCGCATCGAAGCGTTCCCCCGGCGCCAGGTGCGGCGCATCCGCGGCATCCAGGGTGGCCTTCCAGCCCATGGCGTAGAGATCGGAAAGCTGCACCTCATGACCGGATTCCTGCAGATGGGCGACGGCGAAGTCGCGCAGGGCGCCATTGAGGGAGCGGGGTTCGGGATGGGCGTAGACCAGCAGGACCTTCATGGTGAGCACCTCGTGAGGGAGAGGTGCCCAGGCTAGAAGCGACCGCGCTATGCTGAAAATGAATTACCGAAACAGCAGCCATTGCCATGCACAATACCTTGCGCCGCCTCGACCTCAATCTGCTGGTCACCCTCGACGCCCTGCTCGCCGAACTCAATGTGACCCGCGCGGCGCGGCGGCTCAACCTGGCGCAGCCCACCGTGAGTCTGCAACTCGGCCGGCTCCGCCAGCTGCTGGACGATCCCCTGCTCTTGCCGGGGCCGCGCGGCATGCGGCCCACGGCGCGCGCCGAGACCCTGCGCGAACCGCTGCGCCAGGCCCTGGCCGCGCTGGAGGACGCCCTGGCCCCCGCCGCGCCCTTCGACCCGGCCCGCGCCGAACGCACCTGGCGCATCGCCGCCAGCGACCACAGCGCCACCACCTTGCTGACGCCGCTCCTGGCCGAGCTGCGCCAGCAGGCTCCGGGCCTGCGCCTGGCATTGCTCGACAAAAAGCCGGACCTGCTCGCCGAGCAGTTGGAAGGCGATCGCCTGGACCTGGCGCTGGACGTGGCCGATGCCGCCGCATCCGGCCTGCGCCAGCGGCTGCTGTTCACCGAACGCTATCTGCTGGCCGGGCGCCGCGGCCATCCCGCCCTGCGCGAGCCGGTCTCCCTGGAAGCCTTCTGCCAATTGGACCAGGCGTTGGTCTCACCCAATGGGGGCGGCTTCGCCAGCGCCACCGACCGCCTGCTGGCGGAGCGCGGCCTGGCGCGGCGGGTGGTGCTGTCGGTGCCGCACTTCTCCACCC
The window above is part of the Pseudomonas oryzihabitans genome. Proteins encoded here:
- a CDS encoding LysR family transcriptional regulator produces the protein MHNTLRRLDLNLLVTLDALLAELNVTRAARRLNLAQPTVSLQLGRLRQLLDDPLLLPGPRGMRPTARAETLREPLRQALAALEDALAPAAPFDPARAERTWRIAASDHSATTLLTPLLAELRQQAPGLRLALLDKKPDLLAEQLEGDRLDLALDVADAAASGLRQRLLFTERYLLAGRRGHPALREPVSLEAFCQLDQALVSPNGGGFASATDRLLAERGLARRVVLSVPHFSTLASALLASDLVALLPARIALTHPGLQTQQPPLAVPGFDMLLLWPERLHRDPAHAWLRERIVSSLTG
- a CDS encoding NAD(P)H-dependent oxidoreductase is translated as MKVLLVYAHPEPRSLNGALRDFAVAHLQESGHEVQLSDLYAMGWKATLDAADAPHLAPGERFDAVLDSQRAYAGDVQPDDIAAEQAKLLWADAVILQFPLWWFSLPAILKGWVERVYACGFAYGVGEHSDSHWGDRYGEGTLAGKRAMLVVTCGGWESHYSGRGINGGLDDILFPIQHGILFYPGFSVLPPFPVYRTSKVDAAGFERLCQAYGARLDGLATDAPLPFRRQNGGDYEIPALTLRPELAPGRTGLGVHLREE